The Opitutales bacterium ASA1 genome window below encodes:
- a CDS encoding ABC transporter permease: MLLQSSFIRDLRQAARGLWREKTMSATALGTLALCLAANVVIFTVVRSVVLRPLPFPDPDRLVVVYNSYPKAGVDRAGASWPNYYERGDGAVPAFVAGAAVRSGSVITGDATGPRRVPVLEATPGLLDVLGVPLAMGRFFQNGEEIYGRDAWVVLTDRYWREHYDADPEILGKTIQVNEMPREIIGVLRPGFGYLSMRADFLVPLGRSDQDASPQNRHSNNMEYIARLRPGVSIAAAQAQIDALNAQLLQHDVFGATVADAGFRSYVADLHGEHIAQIRPTLLLLQAAVLFLLLIGVVNLVNLLLVRATGRARELALRQALGAGRAHVAFQVSLETLLLTFGGAAIGLALGAAGLRLLGVLGTDKLPLGATIEFDFAVAAFALGAALVVGLLLAAPLVWFNLHGSLAPILNTESRGGTTTRATHRLRHTLIVGQIALVFVLLASAGLLGLSFRRVSEVQPGFRPSNLITAHVSLPWTNYREPAQRFAFSERLLEELRIAPEIASAGLATSLPVAGNNNNRSGIWVAGHTPAPGESIRTHYNRRVAGDYLQTLGVPLVEGRFFEPGDARGEKRACIVDVDFAQFYWPGESALGRIVYPGPPEIEGVHPHTVVGVVGNVKHNTLADAEKAGALFTPFHETEGQFASYVVARTRLAPEAAAPALRAALARVDPRLPLDDIQTMDTRIEDTLVARRSPMILAALFSVVALCLAAIGIYGVLAYSVTMRTREIGVRMALGALPGQVSNQFLLVGARLLAFGVCVGLAGAFFVGRSMQALLYDISPLDFPVLASTAGALAAVVIAASWLPSRRASRIEPLQALRAD; this comes from the coding sequence GTGTTGCTGCAATCCTCCTTCATCCGCGATCTACGCCAAGCCGCGCGCGGGCTTTGGCGCGAGAAGACCATGAGCGCGACCGCCCTCGGCACGCTCGCTCTCTGCCTCGCCGCCAACGTCGTGATCTTCACCGTCGTCCGCTCGGTCGTGCTCCGTCCCTTGCCGTTTCCCGATCCGGATCGGTTGGTGGTCGTCTACAACAGCTACCCCAAGGCGGGCGTCGACCGCGCCGGAGCTTCGTGGCCCAACTACTACGAGCGCGGCGACGGCGCCGTGCCGGCCTTCGTCGCGGGAGCCGCCGTGCGCAGCGGCAGCGTCATCACCGGAGACGCCACCGGGCCACGCCGCGTGCCCGTGCTCGAAGCCACTCCGGGCTTGCTCGACGTCCTCGGCGTCCCCCTGGCCATGGGGCGCTTCTTCCAGAACGGCGAAGAGATCTACGGGCGCGACGCCTGGGTGGTGCTCACCGATCGGTATTGGCGCGAGCACTACGACGCGGATCCCGAGATCCTCGGAAAGACGATCCAGGTGAACGAGATGCCCCGCGAGATCATCGGCGTGCTTCGACCGGGTTTCGGCTATCTCTCCATGCGGGCGGATTTCCTCGTGCCGCTCGGTCGCAGCGATCAGGACGCCTCGCCGCAGAATCGCCACTCCAACAACATGGAGTACATCGCACGCCTCCGGCCCGGTGTATCCATCGCGGCAGCACAGGCGCAGATCGACGCCCTCAACGCGCAATTGCTTCAACACGACGTGTTCGGCGCGACGGTCGCGGACGCCGGTTTCCGGTCCTACGTCGCCGATCTCCACGGCGAACACATCGCGCAGATCCGTCCCACGCTCCTGCTCCTGCAAGCGGCCGTTCTGTTTCTTCTCCTCATCGGCGTGGTCAACCTCGTGAACCTACTTCTCGTCCGTGCCACCGGCCGCGCGAGGGAACTGGCACTGCGTCAAGCTCTCGGGGCCGGCCGCGCACACGTTGCGTTTCAAGTGTCGCTCGAGACGCTGCTGCTCACGTTCGGCGGAGCGGCCATCGGACTCGCCCTCGGCGCCGCCGGCCTGCGTCTGCTCGGAGTCCTCGGCACGGACAAACTGCCGCTGGGTGCGACGATCGAATTCGACTTCGCCGTGGCCGCGTTCGCGCTCGGCGCCGCGTTGGTCGTGGGCCTGTTGCTCGCGGCACCGCTGGTGTGGTTCAACCTCCACGGAAGCCTCGCCCCGATCCTCAACACCGAGTCCCGCGGCGGCACGACGACACGCGCGACCCACCGTCTCCGACACACGTTGATCGTCGGCCAGATCGCGCTCGTGTTCGTGCTCCTCGCGAGCGCCGGCCTGCTCGGCCTCAGCTTCCGACGCGTGTCGGAAGTCCAGCCGGGATTTCGACCCTCGAACCTGATCACCGCACACGTCTCTCTGCCGTGGACGAACTACCGCGAGCCCGCGCAGCGTTTCGCCTTCAGCGAGCGCCTGCTGGAGGAACTGCGGATCGCGCCGGAGATCGCCTCCGCGGGTCTCGCCACCTCGCTCCCCGTCGCCGGCAACAACAACAATCGCAGCGGTATCTGGGTCGCCGGCCACACGCCCGCGCCCGGCGAGTCCATTCGCACGCACTACAACCGCCGCGTGGCCGGCGACTACCTGCAGACGCTCGGCGTCCCGCTCGTCGAAGGCCGCTTTTTCGAACCCGGCGACGCACGAGGCGAGAAGCGCGCCTGCATCGTCGACGTGGACTTCGCGCAATTCTACTGGCCTGGGGAGAGCGCGCTCGGCCGCATCGTCTATCCCGGTCCGCCCGAGATCGAAGGCGTGCACCCGCACACGGTGGTCGGCGTGGTCGGCAACGTGAAACACAACACGCTGGCGGACGCCGAAAAGGCCGGTGCGCTCTTCACGCCCTTTCACGAGACCGAAGGACAGTTCGCCAGCTACGTCGTCGCGCGGACGCGTCTCGCTCCCGAGGCCGCGGCCCCGGCGCTGCGTGCAGCTCTCGCCCGCGTGGATCCGCGTCTGCCGCTCGACGATATCCAGACCATGGATACGCGGATCGAAGACACCCTGGTCGCGCGACGCTCGCCCATGATCCTCGCCGCGCTCTTCTCCGTCGTCGCGCTCTGCCTCGCCGCCATCGGCATCTACGGAGTCCTCGCCTACTCCGTGACGATGCGCACTCGCGAGATCGGCGTCCGCATGGCGCTCGGAGCCCTGCCCGGGCAGGTGTCGAACCAGTTTCTCCTCGTCGGGGCCAGGCTGCTCGCCTTCGGCGTCTGCGTCGGGCTCGCCGGAGCGTTCTTCGTCGGTCGCAGCATGCAGGCCCTGCTCTACGACATCTCGCCGCTCGACTTCCCCGTCCTCGCGAGCACGGCCGGCGCCCTCGCGGCGGTCGTGATCGCCGCCAGTTGGCTGCCCTCGCGCAGGGCCTCGCGCATCGAGCCCCTCCAGGCATTGCGGGCCGACTGA
- a CDS encoding HlyD family efflux transporter periplasmic adaptor subunit — protein MDIQKPSQAGARRRKRLFVGGIVLSLVIALTVFLARLEPAAPTVDRNLVYIDTVRRGPMVRQVRGLGTLVPEEIRWIAARTAGRVDRIVLRPGAPVEPESVVLELVNPAVEQAAESARSEFDAASAELINLRIELESSLLAMEAAVAGAKSLFETSKLQAEVNDELFQDGLVSALELRRTRVAAEEAATRYEIEKKRYEFSRTSIEPRLSVKQAEVNRLQAVARLRGEEFDALRVRAGVVGVLQVLPVEVGAQVQPGTNLARVADPTRLKAEIRVAESLARDVQIGQKSVVDTRNGTVEGTVSRIDPSVQNGTVTVDVVFSGPLPRGARPDLSVDGVVELDRLADAVFVGRPAFGQEESSVGIYKLTPEGDAAVRTRVRLGRASVNTIEILEGLQPGDRVILSDMSQWDAQHRVRLR, from the coding sequence ATGGACATCCAGAAACCGTCCCAAGCCGGAGCCCGGCGTCGGAAACGCCTGTTCGTCGGCGGCATCGTCTTGTCGCTGGTGATCGCGCTCACCGTCTTCCTCGCCCGTCTCGAACCCGCCGCTCCCACCGTCGATCGCAACCTCGTCTACATCGACACGGTCCGTCGCGGGCCGATGGTCCGACAGGTACGCGGTCTCGGCACGCTCGTCCCCGAAGAGATACGCTGGATCGCGGCGCGCACCGCCGGCCGAGTGGACCGCATCGTCCTGCGACCGGGCGCGCCGGTGGAGCCCGAGTCGGTCGTCCTCGAGCTCGTGAACCCCGCCGTCGAGCAGGCCGCCGAGTCCGCCCGCTCGGAGTTCGACGCCGCCTCCGCCGAGCTGATCAACCTCCGCATCGAACTCGAGAGTTCGCTGCTCGCGATGGAGGCCGCTGTCGCCGGCGCCAAGTCCCTCTTCGAAACCTCCAAGCTCCAAGCCGAGGTGAACGACGAGCTCTTCCAAGACGGCCTCGTATCCGCCTTGGAACTACGTCGCACCCGCGTCGCGGCCGAGGAGGCCGCCACGCGCTACGAGATCGAAAAGAAACGCTACGAGTTCAGCCGCACGTCGATCGAACCACGCCTCTCCGTGAAACAGGCCGAGGTGAATCGCCTCCAGGCCGTGGCTCGACTTCGGGGGGAAGAATTCGACGCCCTCCGCGTGCGCGCCGGTGTGGTCGGTGTGCTCCAGGTGCTTCCGGTCGAAGTCGGCGCTCAGGTGCAGCCCGGCACGAATCTCGCCCGAGTCGCCGATCCCACGCGGTTGAAGGCCGAGATCCGCGTCGCCGAGTCTCTCGCGCGCGATGTCCAGATCGGCCAGAAGTCGGTCGTCGACACGCGCAACGGCACGGTCGAAGGCACGGTCTCGCGCATCGATCCCTCCGTGCAGAACGGCACGGTCACGGTCGACGTGGTCTTCTCCGGCCCGCTTCCGCGCGGAGCACGGCCCGATCTCAGCGTCGACGGCGTCGTCGAACTCGACCGCCTCGCCGACGCGGTCTTCGTCGGTCGTCCCGCCTTCGGTCAGGAGGAGAGTTCGGTCGGCATCTACAAGCTCACACCCGAGGGCGACGCCGCCGTCCGCACCCGCGTCCGCCTCGGGCGCGCCTCGGTCAACACGATCGAGATCCTGGAAGGTCTTCAGCCCGGCGACCGCGTCATCCTCTCCGACATGTCTCAATGGGACGCCCAGCACCGCGTCCGTCTCCGGTAA
- a CDS encoding ABC transporter ATP-binding protein, producing the protein MKSEPLIKLDGVTKVFHTDEVETHALAGIHLDIFKGEFVSIAGPSGCGKSTLLSILGLLDTPTAGTYLLNGSRADALTHAERARVRNREIGFVFQAFNLIGDLDVFENVELPLTYRGMPAAERRRNVEEALEKVGMAHRAKHLPSQLSGGQQQRVAVARALAGHPAVLLADEPTGNLDSKNGEAVMRLLDSLHRAGSTIVMVTHDSRFSRHAARTVHLFDGRVVSESELVLAAETSA; encoded by the coding sequence ATGAAATCCGAACCGTTGATCAAACTCGATGGCGTCACCAAGGTCTTCCATACCGACGAAGTGGAGACGCACGCCCTCGCCGGCATCCATCTCGACATCTTCAAGGGCGAGTTCGTCTCCATCGCCGGACCCTCCGGCTGCGGAAAGTCCACGCTCCTCTCCATCCTCGGCCTGCTCGACACGCCCACCGCCGGCACCTACCTGCTCAACGGCTCACGCGCCGATGCGCTGACGCACGCCGAACGCGCGCGCGTGCGCAATCGCGAGATCGGATTCGTCTTCCAGGCGTTCAACCTCATCGGCGACCTAGACGTGTTCGAGAACGTGGAACTGCCGCTCACCTACCGCGGCATGCCCGCCGCCGAGCGTCGCCGCAACGTCGAGGAGGCATTGGAGAAGGTCGGCATGGCCCATCGCGCCAAGCACCTGCCTTCCCAACTCTCCGGCGGTCAGCAACAACGCGTCGCCGTGGCCCGCGCGCTCGCCGGCCACCCGGCCGTCCTCCTCGCCGACGAGCCGACGGGAAACCTCGACTCGAAGAACGGTGAAGCCGTCATGCGACTGCTCGACTCCCTGCATCGCGCCGGCTCCACGATCGTGATGGTGACCCACGACTCCCGCTTCTCCCGACACGCCGCACGCACCGTCCATCTCTTCGACGGCCGCGTCGTCTCGGAAAGCGAACTCGTCCTGGCCGCCGAGACCTCCGCGTGA
- a CDS encoding ABC transporter permease, whose translation MFNDVRLALRRCAQSRGFTSVAVLTLAVGIGSATAMFTSLRALVVHPFDYPASDRLVHVWSGDRWPLSPADFRDLREQSTSFRSFGVYQPGSTNIGGDAARAVASVSCTSDVLEAFGVRPKLGRLFTPADEAPGAEWVVVIGHGLWQESFGGDPDLVGRSIRLNGGPATVIGVMPEGFEFAGPWVRTQDIQLWTTRRFDEEEWQRRDSHYLCALARLKDGVTIEAANAEIKVIGTQLTRLHPNTNTFKHFLVRSLRWEMTRDVGARVWMLFGAVGMVLLVACANIASMLLARSAARQSEFGVRVALGATRGALVRLALAESFVLALGGLFVGLLFAFGGVGVLRAIAPASEARKAAMTVDLTVLGFAVVAMLFTALIAGLPAVLATVRTSVAGVMREDSRGSVGSRSRHRMLRSLVVAQIAVAFVLANGAAIFSVGYFKLLEDNQSLATEYVLSSRINLLGDRYEEDETRVRLWNELVARVAALPGVTHAGITSKLPLEGGSNTSALVNDEVYDPAQRRTNVERSSVTSDYFATMGMRLLQGRNLTEADDMTKDGHLGVVVSRAMVEKVWSDKDPIGQIFRANQPSDPWYTATVVGVVEDVRQWGASQPAQPEMYTTPPRHWGRSMHLVVRSTRPAAFLTPLVTRELAAVDGELALQNTRTLAAVVRDATQGERAVAGLVNFFMATALGLVAVGLYGTLSYHMQQRTREIGVRMSLGAVEGDILRLVFRQGARWVAWGVCIGVAGTFGLSGVVKGLVYGTEGVPYHLLAPALVVVGAAALAACWLPARRASRIDPLVALRSD comes from the coding sequence ATGTTCAACGACGTCCGTCTCGCTCTTCGGCGCTGTGCCCAGTCTCGTGGGTTCACCAGCGTCGCCGTTCTCACGCTCGCAGTCGGCATCGGGTCGGCGACGGCGATGTTCACCTCGCTTCGCGCGCTGGTGGTGCATCCGTTCGACTACCCGGCTTCCGATCGTCTGGTGCACGTGTGGTCGGGAGACCGCTGGCCGCTCTCGCCCGCGGACTTCCGTGATCTGCGCGAGCAGTCGACGTCGTTTCGCTCGTTCGGCGTGTATCAACCCGGCTCGACGAACATCGGCGGCGACGCCGCGCGGGCGGTGGCCAGTGTTTCGTGCACGAGCGACGTGTTGGAGGCGTTCGGCGTGCGGCCGAAGTTGGGGCGACTCTTCACGCCGGCGGACGAAGCGCCCGGTGCGGAGTGGGTGGTCGTGATCGGCCACGGGCTGTGGCAGGAGAGTTTCGGCGGAGATCCGGACTTGGTCGGGCGCAGCATTCGGCTCAACGGTGGGCCTGCGACCGTGATCGGTGTGATGCCAGAGGGCTTCGAATTCGCGGGGCCGTGGGTGCGCACGCAGGACATCCAACTCTGGACGACACGACGCTTCGACGAGGAGGAGTGGCAGCGGCGCGACAGTCATTACCTGTGCGCGCTGGCGCGGTTGAAGGACGGCGTCACGATCGAAGCCGCGAACGCGGAGATCAAAGTGATCGGGACGCAACTCACGCGTCTCCATCCGAACACCAACACGTTCAAACACTTCCTCGTCCGGTCCTTGCGCTGGGAGATGACGCGAGACGTCGGTGCGCGGGTGTGGATGTTGTTCGGTGCGGTGGGGATGGTGCTTCTGGTGGCATGCGCCAACATCGCCTCGATGCTCTTGGCGCGGAGTGCGGCACGTCAGAGCGAGTTCGGCGTGCGGGTGGCGTTGGGTGCGACACGCGGTGCGTTGGTGCGGCTCGCGTTGGCGGAGAGCTTCGTGCTCGCGCTCGGCGGGTTGTTCGTCGGGTTGCTCTTCGCGTTCGGCGGAGTGGGTGTGCTCCGTGCCATCGCTCCGGCGAGCGAGGCGCGCAAGGCGGCGATGACGGTCGATCTCACGGTGCTCGGATTCGCGGTGGTCGCGATGTTGTTCACCGCCTTGATCGCGGGCCTTCCGGCCGTGCTGGCCACCGTGCGCACGTCCGTGGCCGGCGTGATGCGCGAGGACTCCCGCGGTTCGGTGGGTTCGCGTTCGCGCCACCGGATGTTGCGCAGTCTCGTGGTCGCGCAGATCGCCGTGGCCTTCGTCTTGGCCAACGGCGCCGCGATCTTTTCCGTCGGCTATTTCAAGCTGCTCGAGGACAACCAGTCGTTGGCCACCGAATACGTGCTTTCGTCGCGGATCAACCTGCTCGGAGATCGTTACGAGGAAGACGAGACGCGTGTGCGGCTCTGGAACGAACTGGTCGCACGCGTCGCCGCTTTGCCAGGCGTGACGCATGCGGGAATCACCTCGAAACTCCCGTTGGAGGGCGGCAGCAACACCAGCGCGCTCGTGAACGACGAGGTCTACGATCCCGCGCAAAGACGCACGAACGTGGAGCGTTCGTCGGTCACGTCCGACTACTTCGCGACGATGGGCATGCGGCTCTTGCAGGGGCGGAACCTGACGGAGGCGGACGACATGACCAAAGACGGTCATCTCGGCGTCGTGGTGAGTCGTGCGATGGTGGAGAAAGTGTGGTCGGACAAGGATCCGATCGGCCAGATCTTCCGAGCCAATCAACCATCCGATCCGTGGTACACGGCGACCGTGGTGGGCGTGGTGGAGGACGTGCGCCAGTGGGGTGCGTCGCAGCCCGCGCAGCCGGAGATGTACACCACGCCGCCACGTCATTGGGGGCGGTCGATGCATCTCGTCGTTCGCTCCACGCGACCGGCGGCCTTTCTCACGCCGCTGGTGACCCGGGAACTCGCAGCGGTGGACGGTGAACTCGCGTTGCAGAACACGCGCACGCTCGCCGCCGTCGTCCGCGACGCCACGCAAGGCGAGAGGGCCGTGGCCGGGTTGGTGAACTTCTTCATGGCGACGGCGCTCGGGCTCGTGGCGGTCGGACTCTACGGGACGTTGAGCTACCACATGCAGCAGCGCACGCGTGAGATCGGAGTACGCATGTCGCTCGGTGCGGTGGAGGGCGACATCCTTCGCCTCGTGTTCCGCCAAGGAGCGCGGTGGGTCGCGTGGGGCGTGTGTATTGGAGTTGCGGGTACGTTCGGCCTCTCCGGGGTGGTGAAGGGTCTTGTCTACGGGACCGAGGGTGTGCCGTATCACCTGCTCGCGCCCGCGTTGGTCGTGGTCGGTGCGGCGGCGCTGGCGGCGTGTTGGTTGCCCGCGCGCCGGGCGTCGCGCATCGATCCGCTCGTGGCCCTGCGGTCGGATTGA
- a CDS encoding Nramp family divalent metal transporter, with protein MSDPSPVSSVVSASDISSSPRPAPRSLRGILSQLGPGLIISATIVGSGELIVTPKLGAEEGFRLLWFIVLGCLVKVFVQIELGRYAITRGRSTLEVLNELPGPRLLVSWVMWIWLGMYLSLVFQVAGMVGGTATVFSLAGISLPIPALAIGIGASCAVLLVLGRYRFVERFSTILVALFTLTTLVAVVALQGTPYAVTVTQLAEGLRFEMPEKLVTAFGAFGVIGIGASELIYYPYWCLEKGYGRHAGPDDGSTAWTERTRGWLRVMRIDAWVSFAIYTTATIAFYLLGAAVLHSQGAVVENNRMIETLSHMYRATFGQWSYLLFLAGAFVVLYSTIFSATAGNARLFADGLSVFRVVRFRDAEHRARWVKIGCVGLPIAFTGVYLLVGAPVSLVFVGAVGQGLMIPFLAVAAVWLHFRRQPQALRAGSLSLAGLFVATLLMSALGGWQILTTLRSAW; from the coding sequence ATGAGTGATCCGTCACCCGTGTCGTCTGTCGTATCGGCATCCGACATCTCATCGTCGCCACGACCTGCGCCGCGCTCGCTGCGTGGCATTCTCTCTCAACTCGGACCCGGTCTCATCATTTCTGCCACCATCGTCGGGTCGGGCGAGTTGATCGTAACCCCGAAACTGGGTGCCGAAGAGGGCTTTCGCCTGCTGTGGTTCATCGTGCTCGGCTGCCTCGTGAAGGTGTTCGTGCAAATCGAACTCGGCCGCTATGCCATCACGCGCGGACGATCGACCTTGGAGGTGCTGAACGAACTCCCTGGTCCACGATTGCTCGTGTCGTGGGTGATGTGGATCTGGCTCGGGATGTATCTCTCGCTCGTGTTCCAAGTGGCCGGCATGGTCGGCGGCACTGCCACCGTGTTCTCGCTCGCCGGAATCAGCCTTCCGATTCCTGCTCTCGCGATCGGCATCGGCGCGAGTTGCGCAGTGCTTCTCGTGCTCGGGCGTTACCGCTTCGTCGAGCGCTTCTCGACGATTCTCGTGGCCCTCTTCACGCTCACGACGCTCGTAGCCGTCGTGGCACTACAAGGCACCCCCTACGCCGTCACCGTGACGCAACTCGCCGAAGGCTTACGCTTCGAGATGCCGGAGAAACTCGTCACCGCGTTCGGGGCATTCGGCGTGATCGGCATCGGTGCTTCCGAACTGATCTACTACCCTTACTGGTGCTTGGAGAAAGGCTACGGCCGCCACGCCGGCCCCGACGACGGCAGCACTGCCTGGACCGAGCGCACGCGCGGTTGGCTGCGCGTGATGCGGATCGACGCCTGGGTGTCGTTCGCGATCTACACCACGGCCACGATCGCCTTCTACCTGCTCGGGGCCGCGGTCCTGCACTCGCAAGGTGCAGTGGTGGAAAACAACCGGATGATCGAGACACTCTCGCACATGTACCGAGCGACTTTCGGTCAGTGGAGTTACCTGCTGTTTCTCGCAGGTGCGTTCGTCGTGCTCTACTCGACGATCTTCAGCGCCACCGCCGGCAACGCACGGCTCTTCGCGGACGGTCTCTCCGTGTTCCGAGTCGTGCGTTTTCGCGACGCCGAACACCGCGCTCGATGGGTGAAGATCGGCTGTGTCGGACTACCGATCGCCTTCACCGGCGTCTACCTGCTCGTCGGCGCACCCGTGAGCCTGGTCTTCGTCGGCGCGGTCGGCCAGGGGCTCATGATTCCCTTTCTCGCCGTCGCGGCCGTGTGGCTTCACTTTCGCCGCCAACCGCAAGCGCTGCGCGCCGGCTCCCTTTCTCTCGCGGGTCTGTTCGTCGCCACCCTGCTGATGAGCGCCTTGGGTGGCTGGCAGATTCTCACCACGCTCCGAAGCGCTTGGTGA
- a CDS encoding response regulator produces the protein MTSRKRILFVDDESQVRDAVQRSLRPYAQQWEQVFVPGARQALDYLSECAVDVLVTDMTMPGMSGAELLSAVAEQYPDIVRIVLAPPADQPLVMGCATLTHQYLTRPCEGDVLRDAIERALDLDQSVRRERIARLVARMDSMPSLPDLYLQLVEKVQDPECSIDDVGELIARDISMTARILKLVNSAYFGLRRRVSSAQEAVNYAGIDTVKALVLSISAFAQFERRELGGVTLESLWNHSLLTAGCAKIVARSEGVSARGIDDAFVAGMLHDVGKLALGANFGAIYAEVVARAAEMPDGLLGAEAAEFGADHAEIGGHLLALWGLPATVVDAVAWHHDPAGCPEKEFGPLACVHAANVWAHEGHATHWLRLAEDYYASISLAHRVPVWRQACLDTDTTRASA, from the coding sequence GTGACCTCCCGCAAGCGCATCCTCTTCGTCGACGACGAGTCGCAGGTGCGAGACGCCGTCCAGCGCTCGCTCAGGCCCTACGCGCAACAGTGGGAGCAAGTCTTCGTGCCGGGTGCGCGTCAGGCTCTCGATTACCTTTCGGAGTGTGCGGTGGACGTGCTCGTCACGGACATGACGATGCCGGGTATGTCCGGGGCCGAACTGCTCTCTGCCGTTGCGGAACAGTATCCGGACATCGTCCGCATCGTGCTCGCTCCGCCTGCAGACCAGCCCCTGGTGATGGGATGCGCCACGCTCACCCACCAATATCTCACCCGCCCGTGCGAAGGCGACGTGTTACGTGACGCGATCGAGCGCGCGCTCGATTTGGACCAATCGGTGCGCCGCGAGCGCATCGCGCGACTGGTCGCCCGCATGGACAGCATGCCGAGCCTTCCCGACCTCTACCTCCAGTTGGTGGAGAAGGTGCAGGATCCCGAGTGCTCGATCGACGACGTCGGCGAACTCATTGCGCGCGACATCAGTATGACCGCGCGCATCCTCAAGCTCGTCAACTCGGCCTACTTCGGACTGCGCCGTCGCGTCTCCAGTGCGCAGGAGGCGGTGAACTACGCCGGGATCGACACCGTGAAGGCTCTCGTGCTCTCGATCAGTGCCTTCGCCCAATTCGAACGCCGCGAACTCGGTGGAGTCACGCTCGAGTCGCTCTGGAATCACAGCCTCCTCACGGCCGGCTGTGCGAAGATCGTCGCTCGATCCGAAGGGGTCAGCGCACGAGGCATCGACGACGCCTTCGTCGCCGGGATGTTGCACGACGTGGGCAAGCTCGCCCTCGGCGCCAACTTCGGCGCGATCTATGCGGAGGTGGTGGCGCGGGCAGCGGAGATGCCTGATGGCCTCCTGGGTGCGGAAGCGGCGGAGTTCGGAGCCGATCACGCCGAGATCGGTGGACATCTGCTCGCCCTGTGGGGGCTGCCGGCGACCGTGGTGGACGCAGTCGCGTGGCATCACGATCCGGCCGGTTGCCCGGAGAAGGAGTTCGGTCCGCTCGCATGCGTCCACGCGGCCAATGTCTGGGCGCACGAGGGGCATGCGACGCACTGGCTTCGTCTGGCGGAAGACTACTACGCCTCGATCTCGTTGGCGCACCGAGTGCCGGTGTGGCGTCAGGCTTGTCTGGATACCGACACGACCCGAGCTTCCGCGTGA
- a CDS encoding NapC/NirT family cytochrome c, producing MNDAPRAGIFARITGLFFRTWISLAGFILSVGAAFAFCFLFAIDLFAHGGNPYMGILAYLVAPAFFFLGIGFVVMGWWIHRRRRRRLGDADAAALALAIDLSRPDHRRHLFFFLSGATVFLMVSALGSYRTYHFTESVQFCGQVCHTVMEPEYVTYQHGAHARVGCVDCHIGSGATWYVKSKLSGAYQVYATLMDDFERPIPTPVANLRPAQDTCEQCHWPEKFSGDRVKTYNHFLSDEDNTPYTIRLELKVGGGSPAHGPVGGIHWHMSVANKVEYIATDPQRQDIPWVRVTDAQGNVRVYATEEYRETPPPGEIRQMDCIDCHNRPAHAYKTPNHLVEQALALGRVDQTLPEFKRHAVDALVADYATREEAAAGIAARLREAYPDRPTVQGAIEELQRIYSVNFFPEMKARWDVYPDNIGHKDWAGCFRCHDDLHATADGSTMIKSSDCNACHLILAQGSGSALERVFASGTTFEHPAGDVGDLSCNLCHNGKNQE from the coding sequence ATGAACGACGCACCTCGCGCGGGCATCTTCGCCCGCATCACAGGCCTCTTCTTCAGAACGTGGATCAGCCTCGCCGGCTTCATCCTGTCCGTCGGCGCCGCGTTCGCCTTCTGCTTCCTCTTCGCGATCGATCTCTTCGCTCACGGCGGCAATCCCTACATGGGGATCCTCGCCTATTTGGTGGCACCGGCGTTCTTCTTTCTCGGCATCGGCTTCGTCGTCATGGGATGGTGGATACACCGCCGTCGTCGCCGGCGTCTGGGCGACGCCGATGCCGCGGCACTCGCGCTCGCCATCGATCTTTCGCGGCCGGATCACCGTCGGCACCTGTTCTTCTTCCTTTCGGGTGCGACCGTCTTTCTCATGGTCAGCGCACTCGGCAGTTACCGGACCTACCATTTCACCGAGTCGGTGCAGTTTTGCGGTCAGGTCTGCCACACCGTGATGGAACCCGAGTACGTCACCTATCAACACGGGGCGCATGCGCGCGTGGGGTGCGTCGATTGTCATATCGGGTCGGGCGCCACTTGGTACGTGAAGTCCAAGCTCAGCGGGGCCTACCAAGTCTACGCCACGTTGATGGACGATTTCGAACGCCCCATTCCGACGCCCGTGGCCAACCTTCGTCCCGCTCAGGACACCTGCGAACAGTGCCACTGGCCTGAGAAGTTCTCGGGCGACCGGGTGAAGACCTACAACCACTTCCTCTCCGACGAAGACAACACGCCTTACACCATCCGGCTCGAGCTGAAGGTCGGCGGCGGCAGCCCGGCACACGGGCCAGTGGGCGGTATCCATTGGCACATGAGCGTCGCGAACAAGGTCGAGTACATCGCTACCGACCCGCAACGGCAGGACATTCCGTGGGTGCGAGTCACCGATGCGCAAGGCAACGTCCGCGTCTACGCCACCGAAGAATACCGCGAGACGCCGCCTCCGGGAGAGATCCGGCAGATGGATTGCATCGATTGTCACAACCGGCCCGCACACGCCTACAAGACGCCGAACCATCTCGTGGAGCAGGCCTTGGCTTTGGGCCGTGTCGATCAGACGCTGCCCGAGTTCAAGCGCCATGCCGTGGACGCGCTCGTCGCCGACTATGCGACGCGCGAGGAGGCTGCGGCTGGCATCGCCGCGCGGTTGCGCGAGGCGTATCCCGATCGGCCCACGGTCCAAGGTGCGATCGAAGAATTGCAGCGGATCTACTCGGTCAACTTCTTCCCGGAGATGAAGGCTCGCTGGGACGTGTACCCAGACAACATCGGGCACAAGGACTGGGCAGGATGCTTCCGTTGCCACGACGATCTACATGCCACGGCGGACGGGTCGACCATGATCAAGTCCTCGGATTGCAACGCTTGCCACCTCATCCTCGCCCAAGGTTCGGGGTCGGCACTCGAGCGCGTCTTCGCTTCGGGGACGACCTTCGAACATCCCGCGGGCGACGTGGGCGACTTGAGCTGTAATCTCTGCCACAACGGCAAGAATCAGGAGTAG